The proteins below are encoded in one region of Cucurbita pepo subsp. pepo cultivar mu-cu-16 chromosome LG10, ASM280686v2, whole genome shotgun sequence:
- the LOC111803167 gene encoding VQ motif-containing protein 4-like, translating to MMNRSESTNPYPTTFVQADTSSFKQVVQMLTGSPETAKQVSTPDPPSKTHIPSIKSIPQRPHSNFKLYERRNALRNLQINPVFASVTAGFSPRNHPEIHSPSMLDFPSLVISPVTPLIPDPFGRSQPLNSEPSNNVSSNSGLDVEAEAKAIREKGFYLHPSPATTPRESEPQLLPLFPITSPPRPGPGPASSSPS from the coding sequence ATGATGAACAGATCCGAATCCACAAACCCATACCCGACCACTTTCGTCCAAGCCGATACGTCCTCCTTCAAACAAGTTGTCCAAATGCTCACCGGATCGCCCGAAACCGCCAAGCAAGTTTCGACACCCGATCCGCCTTCCAAAACGCATATCCCTTCCATCAAATCTATCCCCCAACGTCCACACTCCAATTTCAAGCTCTATGAGCGTAGAAATGCCCTTCGTAACCTCCAAATCAATCCCGTTTTTGCCTCTGTTACTGCCGGTTTCTCCCCCAGAAACCACCCCGAAATCCACTCTCCCAGTATGCTGGATTTCCCGTCGCTGGTCATCAGCCCCGTCACGCCGCTCATTCCCGACCCCTTCGGCCGATCGCAGCCGTTGAATTCTGAACCGTCGAACAATGTCAGTAGTAATTCGGGTTTGGACGTGGAAGCAGAGGCTAAAGCCATTAGAGAAAAAGGGTTTTATTTGCACCCGTCGCCGGCCACCACTCCCAGGGAATCGGAGCCTCAGCTTTTGCCACTCTTTCCGATCACTTCCCCTCCACGACCAGGTCCAGGTCCAGCTAGCTCTTCTCCTTCCTGA
- the LOC111804001 gene encoding dof zinc finger protein DOF1.4, translating to MASASRIMDKPRQEQQQQRPPVAPALKCPRCDSSNTKFCYYNNYSLSQPRHFCKACKRYWTRGGTLRNVPVGGGCRKNKRLKSSSSSSFSSVNATPTSTPTQKPRLHNNSIINSATNIIPSSPMFFGVHNTNPSPLNLQFSTLDSVSGLLNLSPLPPFDAIGSGLGFSHIGDLRETFNSPKQIQDISIHATHFHPPAISFDRNSQFFGNFEAGLMKEDLNRLSHNQTEQVDPSNFSDPSRFWNSATTATSNWHDPTNNGSSIASLF from the exons ATGGCTTCAGCTTCCCGGATTATGGATAAACCCCgtcaagaacaacaacaacaacgaccACCGGTAGCACCGGCTCTTAAGTGCCCTCGTTGTGATTCTTCCAACACCAAATTTTGTTACTACAACAATTACAGCCTCTCTCAGCCACGGCACTTCTGCAAAGCCTGTAAACGCTACTGGACCCGCGGCGGAACCCTAAGAAATGTCCCCGTCGGTGGTGGCTGCCGGAAGAACAAGCGCctcaaatcttcttcttcttcttccttctcctcaGTCAACGCTACTCCCACGTCAACCCCAACTCAAAAACCTCGCCTTCACAACAACTCCATCATCAATTCTGCTACTAATATTATTCCTTCTTCCCCAATGTTTTTTGGGGTTCATAACACTAACCCATCTCCCTtaaatcttcaattttcaacTCTTGATTCTGTTTCTGGTCTTCTCAACCTTTCCCCGCTGCCGCCGTTCGACGCCATTGGCAGTGGTTTAGGGTTTTCCCACATCGGTGATCTCCGTGAAACCTTCAATTCCCCTAAGCAAATtcaagatatttcaattcatgcaaCTCACTTCCATCCTCCCGCCATCTCATTCGATCGAAATTCACAGTTTTTCGGTAATTTCGAAGCTGGTTTGATGAAGGAAGACTTGAACAG GCTGTCCCATAATCAAACCGAGCAAGTCGATCCATCGAATTTTTCCGACCCTTCTCGGTTCTGGAACTCGGCAACCACGGCGACGAGCAATTGGCATGATCCAACGAATAATGGGTCCTCAATTGCTTCTCTATTCTAG
- the LOC111804135 gene encoding B3 domain-containing transcription factor LEC2 has protein sequence MDDDNHHYDLPPLSSATLSAATILLSHPPPPPPPQDSHLPPILSQHCLGFSSPAPKSYFFTNPPPPPPPPPPPHDQLPSHFPPSSAFLSYSFNDLTTSLFQKDEGRRVLDAWSTKVARSKRRLARQRTLTLSRTSSSSSSTSAASSSGFGYNNDEYSKGLMATHFLNTDTHNNANPNNFTLCTPDNKILRMLLKKDLKNSDVGSLGRIVLPKREAEENLPLLTDKEGIQIVMREVHSNKKWAMKYKYWANNRSRMYVLENTGDFVRQNGLKMGDLMTLYEDECKNMYVAVVKGENDSREENEEMARNHNNKNNNNDNQPCSFTNMCIKDEEEDASLAMLIEELKHKPEDEDRPLSCSTSTSSSNSSSNNNNNNNALMASDSYLSTTQQQPSSSNMMGAAAKGIYNSNNNKKKKNGSKEGGEDLQAVNGLEDCFRGLDTLPEVSGFKFPLFDYLSNDRT, from the exons ATGGACGATGACAACCACCACTACGATCTGCCTCCACTCTCCTCCGCCACTCTCTCCGCCGCCACCATTCTCCTCTctcatcctcctcctcctcctcctccacaaGACTCCCATCTCCCACCTATTCTCTCCCAACACTGCTTAGGCTTCTCCTCCCCCGCCCCAAAATCCTATTTTTTCACAaaccctcctcctcctcctccacctcctccGCCTCCTCACGACCAACTCCCATCCCATTTCCCGCCTTCCTCCGCCTTCCTCTCCTACAGCTTCAACgatctcacaacttctttatttcaaaaagaCGAAGGCAGAAGGGTTCTTGATGCTTGGAGTACCAAAGTGGCTAGAAGTAAGAGAAGACTCGCCCGCCAAAGAACCCTTACTTTAAGTCgaacctcttcttcttcctcctccacctCCGCCGCCTCCTCTTCCGGTTTTGGCTATAATAACGATGAGTATTCAAAGGGATTAATGGCTACCCACTTCCTAAACACCGATACACATAACAACGCCAATCCAAATAATTTTACCCTCTGCACGCCAGATAACAAG ATTCTGAGAATGCTGCTGAAGAAGGACCTGAAGAACAGCGATGTGGGGTCTTTGGGCAGGATCGTCCTCCCCAAG AGGGAGGCAGAAGAGAATCTACCATTGCTCACTGATAAGGAAGGCATCCAAATTGTGATGAGAGAGGTCCactcaaacaaaaaatggGCCATGAAATACAA gTACTGGGCGAACAACAGAAGTAGAATGTATGTGCTGGAAAACACAG GTGATTTTGTTAGACAAAATGGTCTGAAGATGGGAGATTTGATGACCCTTTACGAGGATGAATGCAAGAACATg TACGTGGCGGTTGTGAAAGGTGAGAATGATTcaagggaagaaaatgaggagATGGCGAGGAAccacaacaacaagaacaacaacaacgacaACCAGCCGTGTTCTTTCACAAACATGTGCATTAAAGACGAAGAAGAGGACGCCTCTTTAGCTATGTTAATCGAAGAGCTCAAACACAAGCCAGAAGACGAGGACCGCCCGCTGTCCTGCAGCACCAGCActagcagcagcaacagcagcagcaacaataacaacaacaacaacgcCCTCATGGCTTCGGATTCATATTTGAGCACCACTCAACAACAGCCATCCTCCTCCAATATGATGGGAGCTGCTGCAAAAGGGATTTATaacagtaataataataagaagaagaagaatgggaGTAAGGAAGGGGGGGAGGATTTGCAGGCCGTGAATGGGTTGGAAGATTGCTTTAGAGGGCTTGATACTCTGCCGGAAGTTAGTGGATTCAAGTTCCCTCTTTTTGACTATTTGAGCAATGACAGAACGTGA
- the LOC111803166 gene encoding non-classical arabinogalactan protein 31-like, which produces MASTLFKSFFFLLFFAIFAVSTAEDTTAAETLAAPPHHYAAVPPAHHHHHHSPTPAPVPPQTHLPLHPPAQPPSHHHHIHSQPPVHPPHFHLPPAHAPAPGHHHHHDVHPLPPPTHSPAPLHPPKPRLLRSFISVQGVVYCKSCKYAGVDTLLGATTVAGATVKLICQNTKYPLVQTATTDKNGYFFITAPKAVTSYAFHKCKVVLGSSPTPSCSKPSALHGGAAGAPLRPQKSYIDANKLPYVLYSVGPFAFEPTCAHH; this is translated from the exons ATGGCTTCGACTCTCTTCAAatccttcttttttctcctcttcttcgCCATTTTCGCCGTCTCCACCGCCGAAGACACCACGGCGGCGGAAACACTCGCCGCTCCTCCCCATCACTACGCCGCTGTACCACCTGCTCATCACCATCACCACCACTCTCCCACTCCGGCACCAGTACCTCCCCAGACCCACTTGCCACTTCACCCACCGGCTCAGCCACCGAGCCACCACCACCACATCCACAGCCAGCCTCCGGTTCACCCACCCCATTTCCACCTCCCTCCAGCTCACGCGCCGGCTCCCGGGCACCACCACCATCATGACGTCCACCCATTGCCACCTCCTACTCACTCGCCGGCTCCGTTACACCCTCCGAAGCCTCGGCTGCTGAGGAGCTTCATTTCAGTTCAAGGTGTCGTTTATTGCAAGTCCTGTAAATACGCCGGAGTTGACACACTTCTCGGAGCTACCACCGTCGCTG GTGCGACCGTGAAGCTGATTTGCCAGAACACCAAATACCCATTGGTTCAAACCGCCACCACTGACAAGAACGGCTACTTTTTCATCACAGCACCAAAGGCCGTCACCAGCTACGCCTTCCACAAATGCAAGGTCGTTCTCGGCTCATCCCCCACCCCTTCCTGCAGCAAACCCTCTGCCCTCCACGGCGGCGCCGCCGGAGCACCCCTCAGGCCTCAGAAGTCTTACATCGACGCCAACAAGCTCCCCTACGTCCTCTACTCCGTTGGCCCTTTTGCCTTCGAACCCACATGCGCTCAtcattag
- the LOC111803749 gene encoding glyoxysomal processing protease, glyoxysomal isoform X2, which translates to MERDSDVSKTPHWHAAHLLALYDIPTAASALKPVMDASLDSLHQRWEVGWSLASYKNGSPSFRDSLRGQIENDENTFAGSQRYLDTEGSNKNNDLTIRIAILGVPSFSKDMPNIRLSPSRQRGSFLLAVGSPFGVLSPVHFLNSISVGSISNCYPPNSSKSLLIADMRCLPGMEGCPVFDEHACLIGVLIRPLVHYMTGAEIQLLIPWGAIATACSGLLLGAYNAGERIDNDNGCISAVGNEAMNKEHKFEGAFCSIQENSSCSRPFPSKIEKAMASVCLVTIGEGIWASGVLLNSQGLVLTNAHLIEPWRFGKANVGGERSIENAKLLQSYTERSPCSMHNGVFGRKKSGNLTQNASKNANILLQNQIEGSKLNFANYGRRNLRVRLNHAEPWTWCDAKVLYICKGPWDVALLQLEQIPEQLSSITMDFSWPSAGSKIHVIGHGLLGPKSGFSPSVCSGVVANVVKAKIPPSYHQGDSLVYFPAMLETTAAVHPGCSGGAVVNSEGHMIGLVTSNARHGRGAIIPHLNFSIPCAALEPIHRFLRDMKDLSVLKVLDEPDEQLSSIWALMSQRSPKPSPLPDLPQLPGGDHETKGKGSRFAKFIAERREVFRKSTLDNEEEKLPSNVIRSKL; encoded by the exons ATGGAGAGAGATTCTGATGTTAGTAAAACTCCACATTGGCATGCTGCCCACTTGTTGGCTTTG TATGATATACCTACAGCTGCCTCTGCTCTTAAACCAGTCATGGATGCTTCTTTGGATTCATTACATCAGAGATGGGAGGTCGGCTGGTCTTTGGCCTCATATAAAAATGGTTCTCCATCCTTCAGGGATTCTCTTCGGGGACAG ATTGAAAATGACGAGAATACCTTTGCTGGGAGCCAGAGATATTTGGATACTGAAGGATCTAACAAGAATAATGACTTGACAATAAGAATTGCTATTCTTGGTGTTCCCTCATTCTCAAAG GACATGCCAAACATCCGTTTATCTCCCTCAAGGCAGCGAGGATCCTTTCTTCTTGCTGTTGGTTCCCCTTTTGGTGTTCTATCACCGGTGCATTTCCTTAACAG CATATCGGTTGGATCAATTTCCAATTGCTACCCTCCTAACTCGAGCAAGTCATTGCTGATTGCTGACATGCGGTGCCTTCCTG GAATGGAGGGCTGTCCGGTTTTTGATGAACATGCATGTCTCATCGGTGTTCTGATTAGACCACTTGTGCATTATATGACTGGTGCTGAGATTCAG CTGTTGATTCCATGGGGAGCCATCGCCACTGCTTGCAGTGGTCTACTTCTAGGGGCTTATAATGCTGGAGAAAGGATTGACAACGACAATGGGTGTATTAGTGCTGTGGGGAATGAGGCAATGAATAAGGAACACAAATTTGAGGGAGCCTTTTGCAGTATCCAAGAAAACTCTAGTTGTTCTCGTCCTTTCCCATCTAAAATTGAGAAGGCAATGGCTTCTGTTTGTCTTGTTACAATTGGTGAAGGAATATGGGCATCTGGCGTTTTGCTCAATAGCCAAGGCCTAGTACTCACCAATGCCCACTTGATAGAGCCATGGAGATTTGGGAAAGCAAATGTTGGTGGAGAAAGATCGATTGAAAATGCCAAGCTCCTGCAGTCCTACACTGAGCGTTCTCCGTGTTCAATGCACAATGGTGTTTTTGGCCGCAAAAAGAGTGGAAATTTAACACAAAATGCCTCTAAGAATGCAAATATTCTTCTCCAGAACCAAATTGAGGGTAGCAAGTTGAATTTTGCTAACTATGGTCGTAGAAACTTGCGTGTTCGCTTGAATCATGCTGAGCCTTGGACATGGTGTGATGCTAAAGTGCTGTACATCTGCAAGGGACCTTGGGATGTTGCATTGTTGCAGCTTGAGCAAATTCCAGAGCAACTCTCATCTATTACTATGGATTTTTCATGGCCGTCCGCAGGATCAAAGATACATGTTATTGGACATGGACTTTTGGGACCGAAATCGG GCTTCTCCCCATCTGTTTGCTCTGGTGTGGTAGCCAATGTGGTGAAAGCAAAGATTCCCCCATCTTATCATCAAGGAGATTCATTAGTATATTTTCCGGCGATGCTTGAAACAACAGCTGCAGTGCATCCTGGTTGTAGTGGGGGTGCTGTTGTCAATTCAGAAGGGCATATGATTGGACTTGTTACAAG CAATGCGAGGCACGGGCGAGGAGCTATTATTCCACACTTGAACTTCAGCATACCTTGTGCAGCTTTGGAACCCATTCATAGGTTCCTTAGAG ACATGAAGGACCTCTCAGTCCTAAAAGTTCTGGATGAACCAGATGAACAGCTTTCTTCTATATGGGCATTGATGTCACAGCGATCTCCCAAGCCCTCTCCTCTGCCTGATCTGCCTCAATTGCCAGGTGGAGACCATGAAACAAAGGGGAAAGGTTCTCGATTTGCGAAGTTCATTGCCGAACGACGAGAAGTATTCCGAAAGTCAACTCTTGATAACGAGGAGGAAAAACTTCCATCTAATGTGATCCGTAGCAAGCTATGA
- the LOC111804461 gene encoding probable zinc transporter 8 produces the protein MEAITVISQSSLNPLNLNRNQLISPTSSISFCTMARDLRLHALIVLLLLVSFWTPSCSESIPTPNSQCQTQLQQGCHDRHKSLKLKLIAIATILVASMIGVCLPLFSRAVPLLQPEGSPFAIVKAFASGVILATGYMHVLPDSFNCLTSPCLPENPWRKFPFTTFIAMISAVMTLMLDSFSMSRYKKELMEAQVAEEEQNEGMEIDDNSGREEGTNKKLGAKLVRHRVIAQLLEAGIVVHSVVIGLSMGASENPCTIRPLIAALCFHQLFEGMGLGGCILQAEYGFKMKAIMVFFFSITTPFGIALGIGLSNVYSDNSPTALIVVGVLNALSAGLLNYMALVDLLAFDFMGPKLQANLTLHIWAYVAVFLGAGGMSLMAKWA, from the coding sequence ATGGAGGCTATTACTGTCATTTCACAGAGCAGTTTGAATCCCTTAAATCTCAACAGAAATCAGCTTATATCTCCCACTTCTTCGATTAGTTTTTGCACAATGGCTCGTGATCTCAGACTCCATGCACTCATAGTGCTTCTGCTTCTCGTCTCCTTCTGGACTCCATCCTGTTCGGAGTCAATTCCAACTCCTAATTCCCAATGCCAAACTCAGCTCCAACAAGGCTGCCATGACAGACACAAGTCCCTCAAACTCAAGCTCATCGCCATCGCAACCATTTTAGTTGCGAGCATGATCGGCGTTTGTCTTCCCCTGTTCTCCCGCGCGGTACCGCTGCTTCAACCAGAGGGAAGCCCCTTCGCAATCGTTAAGGCATTTGCCTCCGGCGTGATTTTAGCCACTGGGTATATGCACGTTTTGCCCGATTCGTTCAATTGCTTGACATCCCCTTGTTTGCCGGAGAACCCATGGCGGAAATTCCCTTTCACCACATTCATAGCCATGATTTCGGCTGTGATGACTTTAATGTTGGACTCGTTTTCGATGAGTCGATACAAGAAAGAGTTGATGGAGGCTCAAGTtgcagaagaagaacagaacgAGGGCATGGAAATCGATGACAACTCGGGGAGAGAAGAAGGAACCAATAAAAAACTTGGTGCGAAATTGGTACGACACCGTGTTATTGCGCAATTATTAGAAGCAGGGATCGTTGTGCATTCTGTGGTGATAGGGCTTTCAATGGGGGCTTCGGAAAATCCGTGCACCATCAGGCCGCTCATCGCTGCTCTCTGCTTCCATCAGCTGTTTGAAGGGATGGGGCTTGGAGGGTGCATTCTGCAAGCGGAATACGGGTTCAAGATGAAAGCAATCATGGTGTTTTTCTTCTCGATCACGACGCCGTTTGGAATAGCATTGGGGATTGGGTTGTCGAATGTGTATAGTGATAATAGTCCCACGGCTCTTATAGTTGTGGGGGTTTTGAATGCTTTATCTGCTGGGTTGCTGAATTATATGGCATTGGTTGATTTGTTGGCGTTTGATTTCATGGGGCCCAAGTTGCAAGCCAATCTCACGCTTCATATATGGGCTTACGTTGCTGTTTTTCTGGGCGCTGGAGGCATGTCTTTGATGGCTAAATGGGCTTAG
- the LOC111804136 gene encoding 30S ribosomal protein S5, chloroplastic-like codes for MASSIIVPISSLSLRSSPSYCLPIPPLKPFTLLHSAVSVPPISSSSILSAARAKPSDIDTTFFESINPEEDVVYDPPEVPEGFVAPPSFDEGPLESEDEIAAAYEELYGPAYSGVSVLGNDIYVMDSKMKKVGGFGSKARKEKARDGFDERVVQVRRVTKVVKGGKQLHFRAIVVVGDKKGQVGVGVGKAKEVISAVQKSAINARRNIVTVPMTKYLTFPHRSEGDYGAAKVMLRPASPGTGVIAGGAVRIVLEMAGVENALGKQLGSNNALNNARATVVAVMKMKQFRDVARERGIPMEELWK; via the exons atgGCTTCTTCGATTATCGTCCCCATTTCCTCTCTTTCCCTGCGTTCCTCTCCGTCTTACTGCCTCCCGATTCCACCATTGAAGCCTTTCACCCTCCTTCACTCCGCCGTGTCCGTACCCCCAATTTCATCCTCCTCGATTCTCTCTGCAGCTCGAGCCAAACCCTCAGACATCGACACCACCTTCTTCGAGAGCATCAATCCCGAAGAAGACGTGGTTTATGACCCCCCCGAAGTCCCGGAAGGCTTCGTTGCCCCTCCCTCCTTTGACGAAGGCCCATTGGAAAGCGAGGATGAAATTGCGGCCGCTTACGAGGAGCTCTATGGGCCGGCTTACAGTGGAGTCAGTGTTCTGGGAAACGACATTTATGTCATGGATTCTAAGATGAAAAAAGTGGGCGGATTCGGATCGAAGGCCAGGAAGGAGAAGGCGAGGGATGGGTTCGACGAGAGGGTTGTGCAAGTTCGTAGGGTGACTAAAGTGGTTAAAGGTGGGAAACAGTTGCATTTTAGGGCAATTGTTGTTGTGGGTGATAAAAAGGGGCAAGTGGGTGTTGGTGTTGGTAAAGCTAAAGAAGTCATCTCCGCTGTTCAGAAATCGGCCATCAATGCTCGCCGGAATATTGTCACTGTTCCCATGACCAAGTACCTAACATTTCCCCACAG GTCGGAGGGAGATTATGGAGCAGCAAAAGTAATGCTAAGACCTGCTTCTCCCGGTACTGGTGTGATTGCTGGTGGAGCAGTGAGAATCGTCCTCGAAATGGCGGGTGTCGAGAATGCGTTAGGGAAGCAACTAGGAAGTAACAATGCCCTCAACAATGCCAGAGCAACGGTGGTCGCCGTGATGAAGATGAAACAGTTTCGGGATGTCGCAAGGGAGCGTGGCATCCCAATGGAAGAGTTGTGGAAGTGA
- the LOC111803749 gene encoding glyoxysomal processing protease, glyoxysomal isoform X1, whose translation MATREVVDHARNFAVMVRVQGPDPKGLKMQKHAFHQYHSGRTTLSASGMMLPETLYDTGVAKHLGNYKDQFATLVLTVSSIFEPFMPLQHRNTIHKGKPELIPGVQIDIMVEGNSLMERDSDVSKTPHWHAAHLLALYDIPTAASALKPVMDASLDSLHQRWEVGWSLASYKNGSPSFRDSLRGQIENDENTFAGSQRYLDTEGSNKNNDLTIRIAILGVPSFSKDMPNIRLSPSRQRGSFLLAVGSPFGVLSPVHFLNSISVGSISNCYPPNSSKSLLIADMRCLPGMEGCPVFDEHACLIGVLIRPLVHYMTGAEIQLLIPWGAIATACSGLLLGAYNAGERIDNDNGCISAVGNEAMNKEHKFEGAFCSIQENSSCSRPFPSKIEKAMASVCLVTIGEGIWASGVLLNSQGLVLTNAHLIEPWRFGKANVGGERSIENAKLLQSYTERSPCSMHNGVFGRKKSGNLTQNASKNANILLQNQIEGSKLNFANYGRRNLRVRLNHAEPWTWCDAKVLYICKGPWDVALLQLEQIPEQLSSITMDFSWPSAGSKIHVIGHGLLGPKSGFSPSVCSGVVANVVKAKIPPSYHQGDSLVYFPAMLETTAAVHPGCSGGAVVNSEGHMIGLVTSNARHGRGAIIPHLNFSIPCAALEPIHRFLRDMKDLSVLKVLDEPDEQLSSIWALMSQRSPKPSPLPDLPQLPGGDHETKGKGSRFAKFIAERREVFRKSTLDNEEEKLPSNVIRSKL comes from the exons ATGGCTACGCGGGAAGTTGTGGATCATGCCAGAAATTTTGCCGTCATGGTCCGAGTCCAAGGCCCT GACCCGAAGGGCCTGAAGATGCAAAAACATGCATTCCATCAGTATCA TTCTGGGAGGACAACTCTTTCAGCATCTGGAATGATGTTACCTGAAACCCTGTATGATACCGGGGTCGCTAAGCATCTTGGTAATTATAAGGATCAATTTGCAACGTTGGTTCTGACTGTTTCCTCCATTTTTGAGCCTTTTATGCCACTTCAACACAGAAATACTATTCACA AGGGAAAGCCTGAGCTAATTCCTGGTGTTCAGATTGATATTATGGTTGAG GGTAACTCATTGATGGAGAGAGATTCTGATGTTAGTAAAACTCCACATTGGCATGCTGCCCACTTGTTGGCTTTG TATGATATACCTACAGCTGCCTCTGCTCTTAAACCAGTCATGGATGCTTCTTTGGATTCATTACATCAGAGATGGGAGGTCGGCTGGTCTTTGGCCTCATATAAAAATGGTTCTCCATCCTTCAGGGATTCTCTTCGGGGACAG ATTGAAAATGACGAGAATACCTTTGCTGGGAGCCAGAGATATTTGGATACTGAAGGATCTAACAAGAATAATGACTTGACAATAAGAATTGCTATTCTTGGTGTTCCCTCATTCTCAAAG GACATGCCAAACATCCGTTTATCTCCCTCAAGGCAGCGAGGATCCTTTCTTCTTGCTGTTGGTTCCCCTTTTGGTGTTCTATCACCGGTGCATTTCCTTAACAG CATATCGGTTGGATCAATTTCCAATTGCTACCCTCCTAACTCGAGCAAGTCATTGCTGATTGCTGACATGCGGTGCCTTCCTG GAATGGAGGGCTGTCCGGTTTTTGATGAACATGCATGTCTCATCGGTGTTCTGATTAGACCACTTGTGCATTATATGACTGGTGCTGAGATTCAG CTGTTGATTCCATGGGGAGCCATCGCCACTGCTTGCAGTGGTCTACTTCTAGGGGCTTATAATGCTGGAGAAAGGATTGACAACGACAATGGGTGTATTAGTGCTGTGGGGAATGAGGCAATGAATAAGGAACACAAATTTGAGGGAGCCTTTTGCAGTATCCAAGAAAACTCTAGTTGTTCTCGTCCTTTCCCATCTAAAATTGAGAAGGCAATGGCTTCTGTTTGTCTTGTTACAATTGGTGAAGGAATATGGGCATCTGGCGTTTTGCTCAATAGCCAAGGCCTAGTACTCACCAATGCCCACTTGATAGAGCCATGGAGATTTGGGAAAGCAAATGTTGGTGGAGAAAGATCGATTGAAAATGCCAAGCTCCTGCAGTCCTACACTGAGCGTTCTCCGTGTTCAATGCACAATGGTGTTTTTGGCCGCAAAAAGAGTGGAAATTTAACACAAAATGCCTCTAAGAATGCAAATATTCTTCTCCAGAACCAAATTGAGGGTAGCAAGTTGAATTTTGCTAACTATGGTCGTAGAAACTTGCGTGTTCGCTTGAATCATGCTGAGCCTTGGACATGGTGTGATGCTAAAGTGCTGTACATCTGCAAGGGACCTTGGGATGTTGCATTGTTGCAGCTTGAGCAAATTCCAGAGCAACTCTCATCTATTACTATGGATTTTTCATGGCCGTCCGCAGGATCAAAGATACATGTTATTGGACATGGACTTTTGGGACCGAAATCGG GCTTCTCCCCATCTGTTTGCTCTGGTGTGGTAGCCAATGTGGTGAAAGCAAAGATTCCCCCATCTTATCATCAAGGAGATTCATTAGTATATTTTCCGGCGATGCTTGAAACAACAGCTGCAGTGCATCCTGGTTGTAGTGGGGGTGCTGTTGTCAATTCAGAAGGGCATATGATTGGACTTGTTACAAG CAATGCGAGGCACGGGCGAGGAGCTATTATTCCACACTTGAACTTCAGCATACCTTGTGCAGCTTTGGAACCCATTCATAGGTTCCTTAGAG ACATGAAGGACCTCTCAGTCCTAAAAGTTCTGGATGAACCAGATGAACAGCTTTCTTCTATATGGGCATTGATGTCACAGCGATCTCCCAAGCCCTCTCCTCTGCCTGATCTGCCTCAATTGCCAGGTGGAGACCATGAAACAAAGGGGAAAGGTTCTCGATTTGCGAAGTTCATTGCCGAACGACGAGAAGTATTCCGAAAGTCAACTCTTGATAACGAGGAGGAAAAACTTCCATCTAATGTGATCCGTAGCAAGCTATGA